The following coding sequences are from one Candidatus Bathyarchaeota archaeon window:
- a CDS encoding 50S ribosomal protein L30e: MIDIDKAIASAVKTGKVSFGANTALMNAKTGKAKMIVLASNCPKNLKDEIEYYAKLSKVPVLNYKGIAMDLSNVCEKLFIISAMSIREPGDSEILRTVEMQYYENDVTIGGTE, translated from the coding sequence ATGATAGATATAGACAAAGCAATTGCATCTGCTGTGAAAACTGGCAAAGTTTCTTTTGGCGCCAACACAGCTCTGATGAATGCTAAAACCGGCAAGGCTAAAATGATAGTTTTGGCCTCCAACTGCCCAAAAAACCTAAAAGACGAAATCGAATACTACGCTAAACTCTCAAAAGTCCCAGTTCTAAACTACAAGGGCATCGCAATGGACCTATCCAACGTCTGCGAGAAACTGTTCATCATCTCGGCGATGAGCATACGCGAACCTGGCGACTCAGAGATTTTACGCACTGTAGAAATGCAGTATTACGAGAACGATGTTACAATTGGAGGAACTGAGTAA
- a CDS encoding NusA-like transcription termination signal-binding factor: MTCDEMRYIALFESISGASVKDCIIDEEQERAIFIVNPGQVGVAIGKGGRNIHTLERMTGKKHEIIEYSEDPVQFIKNALKPAAVREVRITEKTDGKKMAVVTINPKDKGVAIGKNGKNAERLRFLAKRYFDIQNVSIT, encoded by the coding sequence ATCACATGCGACGAAATGCGTTATATCGCTTTGTTTGAAAGCATCAGCGGCGCAAGCGTCAAAGACTGCATCATAGACGAAGAACAAGAACGCGCAATCTTCATCGTTAACCCCGGACAAGTGGGCGTTGCCATCGGAAAAGGCGGCAGAAACATCCACACTCTAGAGCGCATGACCGGCAAGAAACATGAGATTATCGAGTATAGCGAAGACCCCGTGCAGTTCATCAAAAACGCCCTCAAACCCGCAGCGGTCAGGGAAGTGCGCATCACCGAAAAAACCGACGGCAAAAAAATGGCAGTTGTAACCATCAACCCCAAAGACAAGGGTGTCGCCATCGGCAAAAACGGCAAGAACGCTGAACGCCTACGCTTTTTAGCAAAAAGGTATTTCGACATTCAAAACGTCAGCATAACTTAG
- a CDS encoding GIY-YIG nuclease family protein, which yields MEGIYTLLIQVGRDVTLKIGALGEKTFVEGLYVYVGSAQRNLRQRVERHLRKEKRLFWHIDYLLNDECVEVVKVFYMRGDKAQECQVAKQIAQANESVLGFGCSDCSCKSHLFRVHNKISMPSMSGVIWHEADLAK from the coding sequence TTGGAAGGCATCTATACACTTTTAATCCAAGTCGGCAGGGACGTTACATTGAAGATAGGAGCATTAGGTGAGAAGACGTTTGTTGAGGGATTGTATGTCTATGTTGGTTCGGCGCAGAGGAATTTGAGGCAGCGGGTAGAGAGGCATTTGCGCAAAGAGAAGCGGCTGTTTTGGCATATTGATTATCTGCTAAATGATGAGTGTGTAGAGGTGGTTAAGGTGTTTTATATGCGGGGTGATAAAGCGCAAGAATGCCAAGTGGCAAAGCAAATTGCACAGGCAAATGAGTCTGTTTTGGGGTTTGGCTGTTCGGACTGTTCCTGCAAAAGCCACCTTTTTCGAGTGCATAACAAAATAAGCATGCCCAGCATGTCAGGGGTGATTTGGCATGAAGCCGACTTGGCAAAGTAA
- a CDS encoding nucleoside 2-deoxyribosyltransferase — protein MKVFISGPIQGMENNQEYRETVTKICRELGCEVIDPWLREKVLYNKEEPCWWDKVPASGFVQRDLDDADRCDVMVVYLPKLSAGACMELFYAKRKGKTIIVVSDMQCLSPWVVVHADKVIKSFNELKPTLKQYMQKT, from the coding sequence ATGAAAGTTTTCATATCAGGACCAATACAGGGCATGGAGAACAATCAGGAATACCGCGAAACCGTAACCAAGATTTGCAGGGAACTGGGCTGCGAAGTTATTGATCCGTGGCTGCGCGAGAAAGTTCTGTATAACAAGGAGGAGCCCTGCTGGTGGGATAAGGTTCCTGCTTCGGGTTTTGTTCAGCGCGATTTGGATGATGCTGACCGATGCGACGTCATGGTGGTCTACTTGCCTAAGCTCTCTGCGGGTGCGTGCATGGAACTGTTCTACGCCAAACGAAAAGGCAAAACAATCATCGTAGTTTCAGACATGCAATGCCTTAGCCCATGGGTTGTAGTGCACGCCGACAAAGTCATAAAAAGCTTCAACGAACTAAAACCCACCCTAAAACAGTACATGCAAAAAACCTAA
- a CDS encoding thioredoxin domain-containing protein, whose product MQANPNPERKPNKLIHEKSPYLLQHAYNPVDWYPWSQEALDKAKKENKPIFLSIGYSACHWCHVMEKECFQDSEVAQLLNKTFVCIKVDREERPDIDAAYMAVCQEIGQSCGWPLHVIMTPNLNPFFAASYIPKEGRYGMKGLMQLIPQIQQVWGMQQRHLDIVGADVKSKIEALQRRSPVSELGVAELDEAFEQLRYDFDAERGGFGSAPKFPRAHTLMFLLRYYKRTGNKEALEMVEKSLGQMRRGGIFDQVGFGFHRYSTDANWLVPHFEKMLYDQAWLTLAYTEAYQATKAGKYKITAKETIEYVLRDLTAKEGVFYSAEDADSEGEEGRFYLWTLPEVKEAVSVEDAKLAVSLFGLSLEGNYVEAATRTRTGKNILHLPKPIQDIAASTGLSVDELIGKLDKIQQTLYQVRKNRVHPTKDEKVLTDWNGLMIAALAKASKVFGEKQYLQAAIKAADFILKDMRSSEGVLYHRYMEGERAIEGFLDDYAFVVFGLIEVYEASFEEKYLQAASQLTKIMTQKFWDEADGGFYLTEQQKPSAMPRIKQVYDGAFPSGNSVALLNLQKLSRLLDEPAYEDMASKLIRTFAQEVQGAPAAYTYILSGVDFAVGNAGNVVLVGAKDDEGMEQMRKALQSVYLPNLTVSQKQPEETDEYKQLEGKATAYVCRGQSCLPPTNSPQQMLKLLE is encoded by the coding sequence ATGCAAGCAAACCCCAACCCAGAAAGAAAACCCAACAAACTCATACACGAAAAAAGCCCGTATTTGCTCCAGCACGCCTACAACCCCGTAGACTGGTACCCATGGAGCCAAGAAGCCTTAGACAAAGCCAAAAAGGAAAACAAACCCATCTTTTTGAGCATAGGCTACTCTGCCTGTCACTGGTGCCACGTCATGGAAAAAGAATGCTTCCAAGACTCAGAAGTTGCCCAGCTCCTCAACAAAACATTTGTCTGCATAAAAGTTGACCGCGAAGAAAGACCCGACATCGACGCAGCGTACATGGCGGTCTGCCAAGAAATCGGGCAAAGCTGCGGATGGCCCCTGCACGTTATAATGACGCCAAATTTGAACCCGTTTTTTGCCGCCAGCTACATCCCTAAAGAGGGCAGGTACGGCATGAAAGGGCTTATGCAGTTGATTCCACAGATACAGCAGGTTTGGGGTATGCAGCAGAGGCATTTGGATATTGTTGGCGCGGATGTTAAGAGTAAGATAGAAGCGTTGCAGAGAAGAAGCCCCGTGTCTGAGCTTGGCGTGGCGGAGTTGGATGAGGCTTTTGAGCAGCTCAGGTACGATTTTGACGCTGAGAGAGGCGGGTTTGGCAGTGCCCCCAAGTTCCCCCGAGCACACACGCTAATGTTTCTGCTCAGGTACTACAAGAGAACAGGCAACAAGGAAGCGTTAGAGATGGTGGAGAAGTCATTGGGGCAGATGCGGCGAGGAGGCATTTTTGACCAAGTCGGGTTTGGGTTCCACCGCTACAGCACCGACGCGAATTGGCTAGTTCCACATTTTGAAAAGATGCTCTACGACCAAGCATGGCTAACCCTAGCCTACACCGAAGCGTACCAAGCCACAAAAGCAGGCAAATACAAAATAACAGCCAAAGAAACCATAGAATACGTCCTTAGAGACCTAACCGCAAAAGAAGGCGTGTTTTATTCGGCAGAGGACGCTGACAGCGAAGGCGAAGAGGGCAGGTTTTATTTGTGGACGCTTCCAGAGGTAAAGGAGGCAGTATCCGTTGAGGATGCAAAGTTGGCGGTTTCTCTTTTTGGCTTGTCTTTGGAAGGCAACTACGTGGAAGCGGCCACACGTACAAGAACAGGCAAGAACATACTGCATCTCCCAAAGCCCATCCAAGACATAGCCGCCAGCACAGGTTTATCGGTTGATGAGCTTATCGGCAAGTTAGACAAAATCCAGCAAACGCTGTATCAGGTGAGAAAGAACCGTGTGCATCCAACGAAGGACGAGAAGGTTTTGACGGATTGGAACGGCTTGATGATTGCCGCTTTGGCTAAGGCAAGCAAAGTTTTTGGGGAGAAACAGTATTTGCAAGCCGCCATAAAAGCTGCAGATTTTATCTTAAAGGACATGCGCAGCAGTGAAGGCGTTTTGTATCATCGCTACATGGAAGGTGAAAGAGCAATCGAGGGCTTCTTGGATGATTACGCGTTTGTCGTATTTGGGCTCATAGAGGTTTATGAGGCTTCGTTTGAAGAAAAGTACCTGCAAGCGGCTTCACAGCTAACCAAAATCATGACCCAGAAGTTTTGGGACGAAGCAGATGGGGGATTCTACTTGACAGAGCAGCAAAAACCAAGTGCTATGCCCCGAATAAAGCAGGTATACGACGGCGCGTTCCCATCGGGCAACTCGGTGGCGCTTTTGAACCTGCAAAAACTCTCAAGGCTGCTTGATGAACCCGCCTACGAGGACATGGCAAGCAAGCTCATTAGAACTTTTGCCCAAGAAGTACAAGGCGCACCCGCCGCGTACACGTACATACTATCAGGCGTGGACTTTGCCGTGGGAAACGCGGGTAACGTGGTTTTGGTTGGAGCCAAAGACGATGAGGGCATGGAGCAGATGCGTAAAGCGTTGCAGAGCGTGTATTTGCCGAATTTGACGGTTTCCCAAAAACAGCCAGAGGAAACAGACGAGTACAAGCAGTTGGAGGGAAAAGCTACAGCGTATGTTTGCCGCGGTCAAAGCTGCCTGCCGCCCACTAACAGCCCCCAGCAAATGCTAAAGCTGCTTGAATAG
- a CDS encoding winged helix-turn-helix domain-containing protein — protein MPSNVRPFKYLLGWLIAGTRGGVTRAKIIMTVRETPQNANQLATALKVDYKTVRYHLEVLEKNRIVTSVGDKYGATYFLTQAMEENYGVFEEILKRIWKK, from the coding sequence ATGCCAAGTAATGTACGCCCGTTTAAATACTTGCTGGGTTGGTTAATCGCAGGTACACGAGGCGGCGTTACACGAGCAAAAATTATCATGACAGTACGTGAGACCCCCCAGAACGCGAATCAGCTGGCTACGGCGCTTAAAGTGGATTACAAAACGGTGCGGTATCACCTCGAAGTTTTGGAGAAGAACAGGATAGTTACGTCGGTGGGGGATAAGTATGGAGCAACATACTTTTTGACGCAAGCGATGGAGGAGAACTATGGCGTGTTTGAGGAGATTCTGAAGAGAATCTGGAAAAAATAG